The following proteins are encoded in a genomic region of Salvia splendens isolate huo1 unplaced genomic scaffold, SspV2 ctg687, whole genome shotgun sequence:
- the LOC121790967 gene encoding uncharacterized protein LOC121790967, with product MALRRMLGFSDGELMRSDAKPCSRLMRHTAGICSVGGALGFWTLCRLYYGPRITVPRTLRWAACGAVSMSASTALLVRLLSPECEPQNVASYDQKR from the exons ATGGCTCTAAGGCGCATGCTTGGATTCTCTGATGGAGAATTGATGCGTTCGGATGCAAAGCCTTGTTCACGGCTGATGAGGCACACTGCTGGAATTTGTTCAGTTGGAGGAGCATTGGGCTTTTGGACTCTCTGCCGCTTGTATTATG GTCCTAGAATAACAGTTCCTCGAACTCTTAGGTGGGCTGCTTGTGGTGCTGTCTCTATGAGCGCATCCACAGCTTTGTTGGTTCGTCTACTCAGCCCTGAATGTGAACCCCAAAACGTAGCTTCCTACGACCAGAAACGATAA